One part of the Rhizobium rhizogenes genome encodes these proteins:
- a CDS encoding TonB-dependent siderophore receptor, producing the protein MNIEIEGRNRKTARRRYRDTALLACTALVATLPGPLLAQEAANTSGSTVLERITIDSGDNDQKSIVATRTTSGSKMATDILDTPASVSVITAKEMQQRGVQTVEEALQYTAGVTTDFYGSDDRFDYFKIRGFDAYTYRDGLTLGRPFGALREETYAYERVEVLKGGNSTTFGVSDPGGSVNYSTKVPKRTRFGEAYVTGGSYSRAETGFDFGDNITSDDTLSYRLTGKLRNADAEYDYSRDDEKFFMGGLTWRPTDVTSLTVVYDHLNKDGVPGGGGHPVGSHFDRSRFFGEPDYNYRGTNRNSVSVMFDHDFGSGLTLSSNARYSKTNTDFGYAYIASTPTNGSTIADRAFFGNDTETENFLIDTRLQYDTTFENVESRSLVGVFYNDYTSGSKNYFGAAPSIDWMNPVYTGAPSSVPLYASSLTDQKTKAIYLQQDLTFFDTLIVSAGLRNDWIDTDQTNRLNGTTASGDISELTKRIGVSYKITNEIAPYISYAESVVPASGLTVEPERGEQIELGIKYRPEAFPALFTASIYDLKKNNITVTSPITSLPTTIGEVRVRGIDLEAKAEVTDNLSLTAAYSYLDAEITENGTGGNVGNRPQFVPEHQASLWVNYTLAGNDHFGDMTFGLGGRYTGAYYFDNANKVSTGSSVTVDAAFSYKIQETASLDVNVSNLFNEKHVAYGGFGADFYNPGRAFSVTLRKTW; encoded by the coding sequence ATGAATATCGAAATCGAAGGCAGAAACCGCAAAACCGCGCGACGTCGTTACCGGGATACGGCCCTGCTTGCCTGCACGGCGCTTGTCGCCACCCTACCCGGTCCCTTGCTGGCGCAGGAGGCTGCCAATACAAGCGGCAGCACGGTTCTGGAACGGATCACCATCGACAGCGGCGACAATGACCAGAAGTCCATCGTCGCCACCCGCACCACGAGCGGCAGCAAGATGGCGACCGATATTCTCGATACGCCGGCCTCGGTTTCCGTCATCACCGCCAAGGAAATGCAGCAGCGCGGCGTGCAGACCGTGGAAGAGGCGCTGCAATATACCGCCGGTGTTACCACGGATTTCTATGGCTCCGACGATCGTTTCGACTATTTCAAGATTCGCGGTTTCGACGCCTATACCTATCGCGACGGCCTGACGCTCGGCCGCCCCTTTGGCGCGCTGCGCGAAGAAACCTATGCCTATGAGCGCGTGGAAGTGCTGAAGGGCGGCAACTCCACCACCTTTGGCGTCTCAGATCCCGGTGGCTCGGTGAACTATTCCACCAAGGTGCCGAAGCGCACCCGTTTCGGCGAAGCCTATGTCACCGGCGGTTCCTACAGCCGCGCCGAGACCGGTTTTGATTTCGGCGACAACATCACCAGCGACGACACGCTGTCCTATCGCCTGACCGGCAAGCTCAGAAATGCCGATGCGGAATATGACTATTCCCGCGATGACGAGAAATTTTTCATGGGCGGCCTGACCTGGCGTCCGACCGATGTCACCAGCCTGACCGTGGTTTACGACCACCTCAACAAGGATGGCGTTCCCGGCGGCGGCGGCCATCCGGTCGGTTCACATTTCGACCGCAGCCGTTTCTTTGGCGAACCGGACTACAATTATCGCGGCACAAACCGCAATTCGGTCAGCGTGATGTTCGACCACGATTTCGGCTCGGGCCTGACGTTGAGTTCCAATGCGCGCTACAGCAAGACCAATACCGATTTCGGCTACGCCTATATCGCATCCACGCCGACTAACGGTTCGACGATCGCTGACCGTGCCTTTTTCGGCAACGACACCGAAACCGAGAACTTCCTGATCGACACGCGGCTGCAATATGACACGACGTTCGAAAATGTCGAAAGCCGCAGCCTCGTTGGTGTCTTCTATAACGACTACACATCCGGCAGCAAAAACTACTTCGGCGCTGCGCCGAGCATAGACTGGATGAACCCGGTCTATACCGGCGCGCCCTCCTCGGTGCCGCTCTATGCCAGCTCGCTGACGGACCAGAAAACCAAGGCGATCTACCTGCAGCAGGACCTGACCTTCTTCGACACGCTGATCGTCAGCGCCGGCCTGCGCAACGACTGGATCGACACCGACCAGACCAACCGGCTGAACGGCACGACGGCGAGCGGCGACATCAGCGAGCTGACCAAGCGCATCGGCGTGTCCTACAAGATCACCAATGAGATCGCGCCCTATATCAGCTACGCCGAATCGGTGGTGCCGGCATCGGGCCTCACCGTTGAACCGGAGCGCGGCGAGCAGATCGAGCTTGGCATCAAATACCGGCCGGAGGCTTTCCCCGCCCTGTTCACCGCCTCGATCTACGACCTGAAGAAAAACAACATCACCGTCACCAGCCCGATCACCAGCCTGCCGACCACGATCGGCGAAGTGCGCGTGCGCGGCATCGATCTGGAAGCCAAGGCGGAAGTCACCGACAATCTCAGCCTCACGGCGGCCTACTCCTATCTCGACGCGGAAATCACCGAAAACGGCACGGGCGGCAATGTCGGCAACCGACCGCAATTCGTGCCGGAACATCAGGCCTCGCTGTGGGTCAACTACACGCTCGCCGGCAACGACCACTTCGGCGACATGACCTTCGGTCTGGGCGGCCGCTACACAGGCGCTTATTATTTCGACAATGCCAACAAGGTCTCGACCGGCAGTAGTGTCACCGTGGATGCAGCATTCAGCTACAAGATCCAGGAGACCGCCTCACTGGATGTCAACGTTTCCAACCTCTTCAACGAAAAACACGTTGCTTATGGTGGTTTCGGCGCTGACTTCTACAATCCCGGCCGGGCGTTTTCCGTCACCCTGCGCAAGACGTGGTGA
- a CDS encoding AraC family transcriptional regulator, with amino-acid sequence MSFWHSMTWHTEGISVTAPVKWRQFDGLVSAFWEAESQMGAKGYYLAADPRIMIFFNDVSSRIRISNRDGELSQHSRPMTRAVYVPAGVPMWTSSNATHRFSHLNLHIHKDRLLRFLSPAVGGSAAMTALRRPVEIQDIGAVETLAGLLVDELAEPAKHPLYAESLVGGIVAGLLDIPGPTPEQANGRLTQAQMNRLLARVEKRGDDRMTVAEMADIVGLSESWFATVFRQTTGKTPLQWQLERRINAAQKLLLEGDLTVADIAAQLGFSDQAHLTKAFRHSVGDTPAAWRRMHRLL; translated from the coding sequence TTGAGTTTCTGGCATTCCATGACCTGGCACACGGAAGGGATCAGCGTCACTGCGCCGGTCAAATGGCGCCAGTTTGACGGGCTGGTCAGCGCGTTCTGGGAGGCCGAAAGCCAGATGGGAGCGAAGGGGTACTATCTGGCCGCCGATCCCCGCATCATGATTTTCTTCAACGATGTCTCGTCACGGATCCGGATTTCCAACCGCGATGGCGAGCTTTCGCAGCATTCGCGGCCGATGACGCGGGCGGTCTATGTGCCGGCTGGCGTGCCGATGTGGACGAGCAGCAATGCCACACATCGTTTTTCCCATCTCAACCTGCATATCCACAAAGACCGGCTTTTGCGCTTCCTGTCGCCAGCGGTCGGTGGTTCCGCGGCCATGACGGCGCTGCGTCGTCCGGTCGAGATACAGGATATCGGTGCGGTGGAAACGCTGGCAGGCCTGCTTGTCGATGAATTGGCCGAGCCGGCAAAACATCCGCTTTATGCCGAAAGTCTTGTCGGCGGGATCGTTGCGGGGCTGCTGGATATTCCCGGTCCGACACCCGAGCAGGCCAATGGCAGGCTGACGCAGGCGCAGATGAACAGGTTGCTCGCCCGCGTCGAAAAGCGCGGTGACGACCGTATGACGGTTGCCGAAATGGCCGATATTGTCGGGCTCTCCGAAAGCTGGTTCGCCACCGTGTTTCGCCAGACCACGGGCAAGACGCCGCTGCAATGGCAGCTGGAGCGGCGCATCAATGCCGCCCAGAAACTTCTGCTGGAAGGCGATCTGACCGTCGCCGATATCGCCGCGCAGCTCGGTTTCTCCGATCAGGCCCATCTAACCAAGGCCTTCCGCCACTCGGTAGGTGATACGCCGGCCGCCTGGCGGCGCATGCACAGGCTGCTTTGA
- the katG gene encoding catalase/peroxidase HPI, whose amino-acid sequence MDATSKPAGKCPVMHGGNTASGKSVTEWWPNALNLDILHQHDTKTNPLGTSFNYREALKTLDVEALKADLRALMTDSQEWWPADWGSYVGMMARVTWHAAGSYRVTDGRGGANTGNQRFAPLNSWPDNVNTDKGRRLLWPIKKKYGNKLSWADLIALAGTIAYDVAGLKTYGFAFGREDIWAPEKDTYWGDEKEWLAPSDGRYGDVSKPETLENPLAAVQMGLIYVNPEGVNGKSDPLATAAQMRETFARMGMDDEETVALTAGGHTIGKSHGNGSAANLSPDPEAAGPEYQGLGWINTKGRGIGRDTVVSGIEGAWTSEPTKWDNGFFDMLFKHEWTLTHSPAGASQWAPITIAEEDKPVDVEDASIRTIPMMTDADMALKVDPIYREISLRFKDDQDHFSDVFARAWFKLTHRDMGPKSRYIGPDVPAEDLIWQDPIPAGSTGYDVAAVKAKIAASGLPVADLVATAWDSARTFRGSDKRGGANGARIRLAPQKDWEGNEPARLSRVLSVLEPIARETGASIADVIVLAGNYGVEQAAKAAGFDIAVPFAAGRGDASAEQTDADSFAPLEPLADGFRNWIKKDYIVSPEELLLDRAQLLGLTAPELTVLIGGLRVIGANYGGAAHGVFTDKPGALTTDFFTTLTDMAYSWVPTGNNLYEIRDRKTGAARYTATRVDLVIGSNSILRAYAEVYAQDDSREKFVRDFIAAWTKVMNADRFDLV is encoded by the coding sequence ATGGACGCAACTTCAAAACCGGCCGGCAAGTGTCCTGTCATGCACGGAGGCAATACGGCCTCCGGTAAATCGGTAACCGAATGGTGGCCGAATGCGCTGAACCTCGACATTCTGCACCAGCACGATACCAAGACCAACCCGCTCGGCACCTCCTTCAACTATCGCGAAGCGCTGAAGACGCTCGACGTCGAGGCCCTGAAGGCCGATCTGCGCGCCCTGATGACCGACAGCCAGGAATGGTGGCCGGCCGACTGGGGCAGCTATGTCGGCATGATGGCCCGCGTCACCTGGCATGCGGCCGGTTCCTACCGCGTGACGGACGGGCGTGGTGGCGCCAACACCGGCAACCAGCGTTTTGCACCGCTCAACTCCTGGCCGGATAACGTCAACACCGACAAGGGCCGTCGCCTGCTGTGGCCGATCAAGAAGAAATACGGCAACAAGCTTTCCTGGGCCGACCTCATCGCGCTCGCCGGCACCATCGCCTATGACGTTGCCGGTCTGAAGACCTATGGCTTTGCTTTCGGCCGTGAAGATATCTGGGCGCCGGAAAAGGACACCTATTGGGGTGACGAAAAGGAATGGCTGGCGCCGAGCGATGGCCGCTACGGCGACGTGAGCAAGCCCGAGACGCTGGAAAACCCGCTTGCCGCCGTGCAGATGGGCCTCATCTACGTCAATCCGGAAGGTGTGAACGGCAAGTCCGATCCGCTGGCGACGGCGGCGCAGATGCGCGAGACCTTCGCCCGAATGGGCATGGACGACGAGGAAACCGTGGCTCTCACCGCCGGCGGCCACACCATCGGCAAGTCGCATGGCAATGGCAGTGCTGCCAACCTCAGCCCCGATCCGGAAGCCGCAGGCCCGGAATATCAGGGTCTTGGCTGGATCAACACCAAGGGCCGCGGCATTGGCCGTGACACCGTGGTATCGGGCATCGAAGGCGCCTGGACGAGCGAGCCGACCAAGTGGGACAACGGCTTCTTCGACATGCTGTTCAAGCATGAATGGACTTTGACGCACAGCCCCGCCGGTGCATCGCAATGGGCGCCGATCACCATCGCCGAGGAAGACAAGCCTGTCGACGTCGAGGATGCTTCGATCCGCACCATCCCGATGATGACCGATGCCGATATGGCCCTCAAGGTCGATCCGATCTACCGCGAGATTTCGCTGCGGTTCAAGGATGATCAGGACCATTTCTCTGACGTCTTCGCCCGCGCCTGGTTCAAGCTGACGCATCGCGACATGGGGCCGAAGTCCCGTTACATCGGCCCGGATGTTCCGGCTGAAGACCTGATCTGGCAGGACCCCATCCCTGCCGGTTCCACAGGCTACGATGTTGCTGCCGTCAAGGCGAAGATCGCCGCTTCCGGCCTGCCGGTCGCCGATCTGGTTGCGACCGCATGGGACAGCGCCCGCACCTTCCGCGGTTCGGACAAGCGCGGCGGCGCCAATGGCGCACGCATTCGCCTCGCGCCGCAGAAGGACTGGGAAGGCAACGAGCCCGCCCGTCTTTCCCGCGTCCTTTCGGTTCTCGAGCCGATTGCCCGTGAAACCGGCGCGAGCATCGCCGATGTGATCGTTCTCGCCGGCAATTACGGTGTGGAACAGGCGGCGAAAGCAGCCGGCTTCGACATCGCCGTGCCTTTCGCGGCGGGCCGTGGTGACGCTTCCGCCGAGCAGACGGATGCCGACAGCTTTGCACCGCTTGAGCCGCTGGCGGATGGTTTCCGCAACTGGATCAAGAAGGACTATATTGTCAGCCCCGAAGAACTGCTGCTCGACCGGGCGCAGCTTCTCGGCCTCACAGCACCGGAACTGACCGTCCTCATCGGCGGCCTGCGCGTCATCGGCGCCAATTATGGCGGCGCGGCACATGGCGTGTTTACCGACAAGCCCGGCGCGCTGACGACGGACTTCTTCACGACGCTGACGGACATGGCCTATTCCTGGGTTCCGACCGGCAACAATCTCTACGAGATTCGTGACCGCAAGACCGGTGCGGCCAGATATACGGCGACCCGTGTCGACCTCGTAATCGGCTCCAACTCCATCCTGCGCGCCTATGCGGAAGTTTATGCGCAGGACGATAGCAGGGAAAAATTCGTCCGCGACTTCATTGCCGCCTGGACGAAGGTGATGAACGCCGACCGTTTCGACCTCGTCTGA
- a CDS encoding hydrogen peroxide-inducible genes activator gives MIALSMKHLRYFDALAKIGHFGRAAEACAISQPALSLQIRELEELIGAPLVERGSRQIRLTTLGEEFAERTRSILRSVDELQDLARAGKGPLSGRLRIGVIPTVAPYLLPQVIKTLTRHYPELEARPREAVTQKLIEDLLEAKLDMAIVALPVSEPALEEVPLFSEEFILVRPMEDAGMPVPSADKLGEMRLLLLEEGHCFRNQALSFCSTTNAPPRVLMEGSSLSTLVQMVGAGIGVTLIPQMAVDMETRQSTVSVFRLAEPRPSRTIGMVWRKSNPLSAQFSHIAEIVRECGLQKLGIAQ, from the coding sequence ATGATTGCGCTCTCCATGAAACATCTTCGTTATTTCGACGCGCTCGCCAAGATCGGCCATTTCGGCCGGGCGGCGGAAGCCTGCGCGATTTCCCAGCCGGCGCTTTCGCTGCAGATCCGCGAGCTGGAAGAACTGATCGGCGCGCCGCTCGTCGAACGCGGCAGCCGCCAGATTCGGCTGACGACGCTTGGCGAGGAGTTTGCCGAGCGCACCCGCTCGATCCTGCGGTCGGTGGATGAGCTGCAGGATCTGGCGCGCGCCGGAAAGGGCCCGCTCAGCGGCCGCCTGCGCATCGGCGTCATCCCCACCGTCGCCCCTTATCTTTTACCACAGGTCATCAAGACGCTCACCCGGCATTATCCGGAACTGGAGGCGCGCCCACGCGAGGCGGTGACGCAGAAACTCATCGAGGATCTTCTGGAGGCGAAGCTGGACATGGCAATCGTCGCCCTGCCCGTCTCGGAACCGGCGCTGGAGGAGGTTCCGCTGTTTTCGGAGGAATTCATTCTGGTGCGGCCGATGGAGGATGCGGGCATGCCGGTGCCGAGCGCCGACAAGCTGGGCGAAATGCGCCTGCTGCTGCTTGAAGAAGGCCATTGTTTCCGCAATCAGGCGCTTTCCTTCTGCAGCACGACGAATGCGCCGCCGCGCGTCCTGATGGAGGGCAGCTCGCTCTCCACCCTCGTACAGATGGTGGGCGCCGGCATCGGCGTCACGCTCATTCCGCAGATGGCGGTCGATATGGAAACACGCCAGTCCACGGTCTCGGTCTTCCGACTGGCGGAACCGCGCCCGTCGCGCACCATTGGCATGGTGTGGCGCAAGAGCAATCCGCTGTCTGCGCAGTTCAGCCATATTGCCGAGATTGTTCGCGAATGCGGTCTCCAGAAACTCGGCATCGCCCAGTAG
- a CDS encoding LacI family DNA-binding transcriptional regulator: MSRPNYRDIARLAGVGTATVERVLNGRGGVRAELVEKVVIAARELDYPRTLPETHRGLLRIEVLMVRPETTFYRRLSRAFERIAATLDPLVVVHRSFAEEMKPEELASRIIAAGEARAGLILAIPSSPAVSAAVEAVVARGVPVVHVVTRASAEKGEFIGIDNGAAGRTAAHFITRMARRTGPVIALCHPIYQVHRDRISGFSDYFRDHAGEHGFEWLGFTRDDEYYSAETLRMALDLYPDMAGLYNVGGANSALIDVLRRHPRGGEIFFVGHELTDYTRKALNDGIMDIVLDQAPEAQARRALDLVLRRIGLTDIEPDSAPIRFVTITAESL, translated from the coding sequence TTGAGCAGGCCGAATTATCGCGATATCGCCCGTCTTGCGGGTGTTGGGACAGCAACGGTCGAGCGGGTGCTGAACGGCCGCGGCGGTGTTCGCGCCGAACTCGTGGAAAAGGTCGTCATCGCCGCACGGGAACTGGACTATCCCCGCACCTTGCCGGAAACCCATCGCGGGCTGCTGCGCATAGAAGTGCTGATGGTACGCCCCGAAACCACCTTTTACCGGCGGCTTTCCAGGGCCTTCGAAAGAATTGCCGCGACACTCGATCCTCTTGTCGTCGTTCACCGCAGCTTTGCCGAGGAAATGAAGCCGGAGGAGCTGGCGAGCCGCATCATCGCCGCCGGCGAAGCCCGCGCCGGCCTGATCCTCGCCATTCCGAGCAGCCCGGCGGTCAGCGCTGCTGTCGAGGCGGTGGTGGCGCGCGGCGTGCCTGTCGTCCATGTGGTCACACGTGCCTCGGCCGAAAAAGGTGAATTCATCGGCATCGACAATGGCGCCGCAGGGCGCACGGCGGCGCATTTCATCACCCGCATGGCGCGCCGGACCGGCCCGGTCATCGCACTCTGCCATCCGATCTATCAGGTTCATCGTGACCGTATCAGCGGATTTTCCGACTATTTCCGCGATCATGCCGGCGAACATGGTTTCGAATGGCTGGGTTTTACCCGCGATGACGAATATTACAGCGCCGAGACCCTGCGCATGGCTCTGGATCTTTATCCCGACATGGCCGGCCTTTATAATGTCGGCGGTGCCAATTCCGCGCTGATCGACGTTCTTCGCAGGCACCCACGCGGCGGCGAGATATTCTTCGTCGGCCATGAATTGACCGATTATACGCGCAAGGCGCTGAATGACGGCATCATGGATATCGTGCTGGATCAGGCCCCCGAGGCGCAGGCCCGTCGGGCGCTGGACCTCGTGCTTCGCCGGATCGGTCTTACCGATATCGAGCCCGACAGCGCCCCCATCCGCTTCGTTACCATCACCGCAGAGAGCCTTTGA
- a CDS encoding sterol desaturase family protein, whose product MDDLKYGTRNKRGDWAPNQPVETAPLFAFPPRLMAVLKWLPHYFFPWNAIFALSAVAYWAFVIPPVETMATLGIGWVAWLYAVNAVCVFLFYGGFELHLYILKRQENRFKYNGKFPAEQKSKAFWFESQNLDNILRTFLSGVTIWTAIEVAMLWAYANGYAPWLSFAENPWTLAIVALVVPIIHEFHFFCIHRLIHIPLLYKWVHSVHHNSVNPSPWSSLSMHPVEHLLYFGTAFYHLILPSNPVLMLYQLHYAGFGAIPGHVGFDKVEVGEDKLVDSHAYAHYLHHKYFEVNYGDALIPLDRWFGTWHDGSAEGEARMQERYRKRKEKLAARKARNTIGEAAE is encoded by the coding sequence ATGGACGATCTGAAATATGGAACGCGCAACAAGCGTGGCGACTGGGCGCCCAACCAGCCGGTGGAAACGGCCCCGCTCTTCGCTTTCCCGCCGCGCCTGATGGCGGTGCTGAAGTGGCTGCCGCATTATTTTTTCCCGTGGAATGCGATCTTCGCACTTTCGGCTGTCGCCTATTGGGCCTTTGTCATTCCGCCGGTCGAAACCATGGCCACGCTCGGCATCGGCTGGGTCGCCTGGCTTTATGCCGTCAATGCGGTCTGCGTTTTCCTCTTCTACGGTGGTTTCGAACTCCATCTCTATATTCTCAAGCGGCAGGAAAACCGCTTCAAATATAACGGCAAGTTCCCCGCTGAACAGAAGAGCAAGGCCTTCTGGTTCGAGAGCCAGAATCTCGACAATATCCTGCGCACCTTCCTTTCCGGCGTGACGATCTGGACCGCCATCGAAGTGGCAATGCTGTGGGCCTATGCCAATGGTTATGCGCCCTGGCTCAGCTTTGCCGAAAATCCGTGGACGCTTGCGATCGTGGCGCTTGTGGTGCCGATCATCCACGAATTTCACTTCTTCTGCATTCACCGGCTCATCCACATACCGCTGCTTTATAAATGGGTGCATTCCGTCCACCACAATTCGGTGAACCCGTCGCCCTGGTCGTCGCTCTCCATGCATCCGGTCGAGCATCTGCTCTATTTCGGCACGGCCTTTTATCACCTGATCCTGCCGTCCAATCCGGTCCTCATGCTCTACCAGCTGCATTATGCGGGTTTCGGCGCGATCCCCGGCCATGTCGGCTTCGACAAGGTCGAGGTCGGCGAGGACAAGCTGGTCGATAGCCATGCCTATGCGCATTACCTCCACCACAAATATTTCGAGGTGAATTACGGCGATGCCCTCATTCCGCTCGATCGGTGGTTCGGCACCTGGCACGACGGTTCGGCTGAGGGAGAGGCCCGCATGCAGGAACGCTATCGCAAACGCAAAGAAAAACTCGCGGCCCGCAAGGCGCGCAACACCATCGGGGAGGCAGCCGAATGA
- a CDS encoding MocE family 2Fe-2S type ferredoxin, producing MSWVSACKLDDIEQEGAIRFDHAGRTYAIYRGPDDSVYCTAGLCTHEAIHLAEGLVMDFEVECPKHSGAFDYRTGEALRLPACENLKTYPAQVVDGEVRVTIG from the coding sequence ATGAGCTGGGTTTCAGCCTGCAAACTGGACGACATCGAACAGGAAGGGGCGATCCGCTTCGACCACGCCGGACGCACCTACGCGATCTATCGCGGGCCGGATGACAGCGTTTATTGCACCGCCGGCCTGTGCACCCATGAGGCGATCCATCTTGCCGAAGGGCTGGTGATGGATTTCGAGGTGGAATGTCCCAAGCATTCCGGCGCCTTCGATTACCGCACCGGCGAAGCCCTGCGGCTTCCCGCCTGCGAGAATCTGAAGACCTATCCGGCGCAGGTGGTGGACGGCGAAGTACGCGTCACCATCGGCTAG
- a CDS encoding substrate-binding domain-containing protein, with translation MKSICTMAALAVLFAGTASAETIGVSMQSFDNNFQTLLREGLGARASEVDGVKIQVEDAQADISKQLNQVNNFIAAGVDAIIVTLADTSAAPGISDAAAKAGIPLVYLNLEPDNVGKLPEKQAYVGSRETDAGRLAGEAACSLLKEKGKAADAQAYILMGDLAHQASRDRTSSFKQALASGDCKAVTIADEQSAAWTRTNAMDMTTNWITAGRPIDVVFANNDEMAIGAVQALKAASVSMDDVIVIGIDATPDGLASMAAGDLDATVFQNARGQSTSALDAAVALMRGTPVDKQVMVPFELVTRKNMTDYASRN, from the coding sequence ATGAAATCCATCTGTACCATGGCCGCTCTGGCGGTCCTTTTCGCCGGCACTGCGTCGGCCGAGACCATCGGCGTTTCGATGCAGAGCTTCGACAATAATTTCCAGACTTTGCTACGCGAAGGGCTCGGCGCCCGGGCATCGGAGGTCGACGGCGTCAAGATCCAGGTCGAGGACGCGCAGGCCGATATTTCCAAACAGCTCAACCAGGTCAATAATTTCATCGCCGCCGGCGTCGATGCGATCATCGTCACGCTCGCGGACACCTCGGCAGCACCCGGCATCAGCGATGCCGCCGCCAAGGCAGGCATTCCGCTCGTCTATCTCAATCTCGAGCCGGACAATGTCGGCAAGCTTCCGGAAAAACAGGCCTATGTCGGTTCAAGGGAAACCGATGCCGGGCGGCTGGCCGGTGAAGCGGCCTGTTCGCTGCTCAAGGAAAAGGGAAAGGCGGCGGATGCGCAGGCTTACATATTGATGGGCGACCTTGCCCATCAGGCGTCGCGTGACCGTACCTCGTCCTTTAAACAGGCGCTCGCATCCGGCGATTGCAAGGCCGTCACCATCGCCGACGAACAGTCGGCGGCCTGGACACGGACAAACGCCATGGACATGACGACGAACTGGATCACCGCCGGACGTCCCATCGACGTCGTCTTCGCCAATAATGACGAAATGGCCATCGGCGCGGTGCAGGCGCTGAAGGCGGCGAGCGTTTCGATGGATGATGTCATCGTCATCGGCATCGACGCCACCCCGGACGGGCTTGCCTCCATGGCCGCCGGTGATCTGGATGCCACGGTGTTCCAGAACGCCAGGGGGCAATCGACCAGTGCGCTCGATGCCGCCGTCGCCCTGATGCGCGGCACGCCGGTCGACAAGCAGGTCATGGTGCCCTTCGAACTGGTGACGCGGAAAAACATGACCGATTACGCCAGCCGCAACTGA
- a CDS encoding NAD(P)/FAD-dependent oxidoreductase: MDAIVIIGAGEAGTRAAFTLRETGFDGDITLVGAEPHPPYERPPLSKPLEAAVRMKPICADGALEAARIAYLQGVSASRIDAKDRLVTLDDGRTLGYDRLLLATGAQPRTLARPGAAQALNFRTHADAEAIFSRANSGARIAIIGGGLIGMELAAVLRGKGLTVSVIEAAARPLGRAVPPRFAEKIHARHRDEGVHFHLGQGVSEITPEAVLLTDGGRVSADIVVSAIGVVPNIALAEAAGLVTGNGILTDAFLRTSDPHIFAAGDCAAVSQAAGGHIRFESWRNARSQAEIAARNSLGANEAFAALPWFWSDQYDLGLQVAGLPQPGHQSVIRPLGDGELEFFLEDGQLVAAAGLGIGNSVAKDIKLAEMLIAAGISPDPAALADPGLNLKTLLKSARAA, translated from the coding sequence ATGGACGCAATCGTCATCATCGGCGCCGGCGAGGCGGGAACCCGCGCCGCCTTTACTTTGCGTGAAACGGGCTTCGACGGCGATATCACGCTGGTCGGCGCCGAGCCGCATCCGCCCTATGAACGGCCGCCGCTTTCCAAGCCGCTGGAAGCTGCGGTGCGGATGAAACCCATCTGCGCGGACGGAGCGCTGGAGGCCGCCCGTATCGCCTATCTGCAAGGCGTGTCGGCCAGCCGTATCGATGCGAAAGACCGCTTGGTGACGCTCGATGACGGGCGGACACTTGGCTATGACAGGCTGCTCCTCGCAACCGGGGCGCAGCCGCGAACACTCGCCCGCCCCGGTGCCGCACAGGCGCTCAATTTCCGCACCCATGCGGATGCGGAAGCGATTTTCTCCCGCGCCAATAGCGGCGCACGGATCGCGATCATCGGTGGCGGATTGATCGGAATGGAGCTTGCGGCGGTACTGCGCGGCAAGGGGCTGACGGTCAGCGTTATCGAAGCGGCGGCGCGGCCGCTCGGCCGGGCGGTTCCGCCGCGTTTTGCCGAAAAGATACATGCGCGCCATCGCGATGAAGGGGTGCATTTCCATCTGGGTCAGGGCGTTTCGGAGATTACGCCGGAAGCGGTCCTGCTCACCGATGGCGGGCGCGTGTCCGCCGATATCGTCGTCTCCGCCATCGGTGTCGTGCCCAATATCGCTCTGGCCGAAGCGGCGGGGCTTGTGACCGGTAACGGCATTCTGACCGATGCCTTCCTGCGCACCAGCGATCCCCACATCTTCGCGGCGGGCGATTGCGCGGCCGTCTCGCAAGCCGCCGGCGGGCATATCCGGTTCGAAAGCTGGCGCAATGCCCGCAGCCAGGCGGAAATCGCCGCGCGCAACAGTCTCGGCGCAAACGAGGCTTTTGCCGCCCTCCCGTGGTTCTGGTCGGATCAATATGATCTCGGCCTTCAGGTCGCGGGCCTGCCGCAGCCCGGACACCAAAGCGTCATCCGTCCGCTCGGCGATGGCGAGCTGGAATTCTTCCTTGAGGACGGCCAGCTTGTCGCAGCAGCCGGGCTGGGTATCGGCAACAGCGTCGCGAAAGACATAAAACTGGCCGAGATGCTGATTGCCGCCGGCATCAGCCCCGATCCGGCGGCGCTTGCCGATCCCGGCCTCAACCTCAAGACATTGCTGAAAAGCGCGCGGGCGGCCTGA